One window of Ziziphus jujuba cultivar Dongzao chromosome 5, ASM3175591v1 genomic DNA carries:
- the LOC125422880 gene encoding uncharacterized protein LOC125422880, which produces MAMIEEFDQNVHFVETDIEENPEIAEVAGIMGTPCVQFFKNKKNLRLFFFYTPGAGPTVKSGSKGKCHRLILTKTLGWTLNWCILQSMFDRQTLKLTEVITSDKLESFRVVKKVLKGHIALGNAQFPNGTNDILFYFLNYVFHFK; this is translated from the exons ATGGCAATGATTGAAGAGTTTGATCAAAATGTACACTTTGTTGAAACTGATATTGAGGAAAATCCGGAAATAGCAGAAGTAGCTGGTATTATGGGTACACCATgtgttcaatttttcaaaaacaagaaaaatttgaggttatttttcttctatacTCCTGGTGCTGGTCCAACTGTCAAATCTGGTTCAAAAGGAAAGTGCCATCGTTTGATACTGACTAAAACCCTTGGGTGGACCTTAAATTGGTGCATACTACAGAGCATGTTTGATAG GCAAACACTTAAACTGACAGAGGTGATTACAAGCGATAAGCTAGAGAGTTTTCGTGTAGTAAAAAAG GTCCTTAAGGGTCATATTGCACTTGGGAATGCTCAATTTCCTAATGGAACCAacgatattttattttattttttaaattatgtatttcattttaagtGA